Genomic window (Streptomyces sp. RerS4):
CGGCCAACTCCTGGATGCAGCACCCGGTCGGCTACCGGATCAACGAGGAACGCGGTCGGGCCGAACTCACCGACTTCTGGCTGGTCCTCACCCAGAACACCGCACTGACCCAGTTCTTCCACACCATCACGGCGGCCTTCCTGGTCGGCGGCGCGTTCATGGTCGGCATCTCCGCCTTCCACCTCGCCCGCAAGAAGCACATCCCCGTGATGCGCAGCTCGCTGCGGCTCGGCCTGATCGTCATGATCATCGCCGGTATGGGGACCGCCATCAGCGGTGACCTCCTCGGCAAGGTCATGTTCAAGCAGCAGCCGATGAAGATGGCCGCCGCCGAGGCACTGTGGGACGGTGAGGCGCCCGCGCCCTTCTCCGTCTTCGCCTACGGCGACGTGGACAAGGGCCACAACAAGGTCGCCATAGAGATCCCCGGTCTGCTGTCCTTCCTGGCCAACGACGACTTCACCTCCTTCGTCCCGGGGATCAACGACGTCAACAAGGCGGAGCAGGAGAAGTTCGGCCCCGGCGACTACCGGCCCAACATCCCCGTCGCCTACTGGGGCTTCCGCTGGATGATCGGCTTCGGCATGACCTCCCTGGCCATCGGCGCGCTGGGCCTGTGGCTGACCCGGAAGAGGTTCATGCTGCCGCCGGCCCTGCGCACCGGCGAGGACGAGGTCCCGCACCTGGTCCTCTTCAAGCAGGCGCTGAGCCCGAAGTTCTCGCGGCTGTACTGGATCGTCGCGCTCTGGACGATGGGCTTCCCGCTCATCGCCAACTCCTGGGGCTGGATCTTCACCGAGATGGGCCGCCAGCCCTGGGTGGTCTACGGGGTCCTGCGCACCCGGGACGCCGTGTCGCCCGGCGTGAGCCAGGGCGAGGTGCTCACCTCGATGATCGGCTTCACCCTGCTCTACGCGATCCTCGCCGTGATCGAGGTCAGGCTCCTCGTGAAGTACGTCAAGCTCGGACCCCCCGAGCTGACCGAAGCAGACCTCAACCCGCCCACACGGATCGGCGGCGACGACAAGAACGCCGACCGGCCCATGGCCTTCTCGTACTGAGGCGGAGGAGACCACACCATGCAACTCCACGACGTCTGGTTCGTACTCATCGCCGTCCTGTGGACCGGCTACTTCTTCCTGGAGGGCTTCGACTTCGGCGTCGGCGTCCTGACCAAGCTGCTCGCCCGCGACCGCACGGAGAAGCGGGTCCTGATCAACACGATCGGGCCCGTCTGGGACGGCAACGAGGTCTGGCTGCTCACGGCGGGCGGCGCGACCTTCGCCGCCTTCCCCGAGTGGTACGCCACGCTCTTCTCCGGGTTCTACCTGCCCCTGCTGCTCATCCTCGTCTGCCTGATCATCCGCGGCGTCGCCTTCGAGTACCGGCACAAGCGGCCCGAGGACAAGTGGCAGACCAACTGGGAACACGCGATCTTCTGGACCTCGCTGATCCCCGCGTTCCTGTGGGGCGTGGCCTTCGCCAACATCGTGCGGGGCGTGAAGATCGACCAGGACATGGAGTACGTCGGCAATCTCTTCGACCTGCTGAACGTCTACTCGCTCCTGGGCGGCCTGGTCACCCTCACCCTGTTCACCTTCCACGGCGCGGTCTTCACCTCGCTCAAGACCGTCGGTGAGATCCGCGACCGCTCGCGCGCCCTCGCGACGCGGCTCGGTGTGGTGACGGCCGTACTGGCCCTGACCTTCCTGATCTGGACCCAGGTCTCGCGCGGCGACGGCTGGAGCCTGATCGCGATGGCGATCGCCGTGGTGGCGCTCGTCGCGGCCCTGGGCTGCAACCTGGCGGGCCGCGAGGGCTGGTCGTTCGCACTGTCCGGGGTCACGATCGCGGCCGCCGTCGCGATGCTCTTCCTGACCCTGTTCCCGAACGTCATGCCGTCCTCGCTGGACAGCGCCTGGAACCTCACGGTCACCAACGCCTCGTCCAGCGCGTACACCCTGAAGATCATGACGTGGTGCGCGGGAGTGGCCACGCCGCTCGTCCTGCTCTACCAGGGCTGGACGTACTGGGTGTTCCGCAAGCGCATCGGGACGCAGCACATCGTCGATGCGCACTGAGCGTCGGCATGCACCGGTCGCCGTCGACACGTATTGACGGCTCCTCCTGCCTGACCCTGCCGAGGGGATGTTTCACGTGAAACCGATCGACCCGCGTCTGCTGCGGTACGCCCGTTCCACCCGCCTCTTCCTGGCGGCGGTCGTCGCCCTCGGGCTGGCCGGAGCGGCGCTGGTCGTCGGCCAGGCGATGCTCATCGCCGAGATCGTCGTCGGCGCCTTCGAAGAAGGCCTCGACGGCGCGGCGCTGCGGACCCCGCTGCTGCTGCTCGCGGCGGTGGCGGTGGGCCGTGGCCTCGTGGCATGGCTCACCGAGCTGGCCGCGCACCGGGCCGGCGCGGCGGTCAAGTCGGAGCTGCGGGTCAGGCTGCTGGACCGGGCGGCGGACCTGGGGCCCGGCCGGCTCGGCGGGCAGCGGACCGGATCGCTCGTCGCCCTCGCCACTCGGGGGGTGGACGCCCTCGACGACTACTTCTCCCGCTACCTGCCCCAGCTCGGGCTCGCGGTGGTCGTTCCGGTGGCGGTGCTCGCCCGGATCGTCACCGAGGACTGGGTGTCGGCGGCGATCATCGTGGTCACCCTGCCGCTGATCCCGCTGTTCATGATCCTCATCGGCATGGCCACCCAGTCCCGGATGGACCGGCAGTGGCGGCTGCTGTCACGGCTGTCCGGCCACTTCCTCGACGTCGTGGCGGGGCTTCCCACGCTGAAGGTGTTCGGGCGGGCCAAGGCGCAGGCCGAGTCGATCCGCAAGATCACCGACGAGTACCGCCAGGCCACGATGCGCACGCTGCGCATCGCCTTCCTGTCCTCATTCGCCCTGGAGCTGCTCGCCACCCTGTCGGTGGCGCTGGTCGCGGTGACCATCGGCATGCGGCTCGTACACGGCGACCTGGACCTGTACACCGGCCTGGTCATCCTGATCCTGGCGCCGGAGGCCTACCTGCCGCTGCGGCAGGTGGGGGCGCAGTACCACGCGGCCGCCGAGGGGCTGTCCGCCGCCGAGGAGATCTTCGAGGTCCTCGAAACCCCCGCCCCGACCTCCGGCGGCGGCGCCGACGTGCCGGCCGGTGGACTGCGGATCGCCCTTGACGCGGTCGAGGTGCGCTACGAGGGCCGGGGCGCGAGTTCGCCCGGTCCCGTGTCGCTCGTGGTCGAACCGGGCGAGTGCGTGGCCCTCACGGGGCCGAGCGGCTCGGGCAAGTCGACGCTGCTGGGCGTTCTGCTCGGCTTCGTGACTCCGACGTCCGGTCGGGTTCGGATCGGTGACACCGACCTGGCCGACCTGTCCCTGGAACAGTGGCGGGAGCGGATCGCCTGGGTGCCGCAAAGGCCGCACCTGTTCGCGGGGACCATCGCCGAGAACGTACGACTGGCCCGACCCGGCGCCGGCGACGCGGACGTGGAGGCGGCCCTGCGGGACGCCGGGGCCTGGGAGTTCGTCGCGGCCCTGCCGGGCGGGGTGCTGACCCCGCTCGGCGAGGGCGGCGTCGGACTGTCCGCCGGGCAGCGGCAGCGGCTGGCGCTGGCGCGGGCGTTCCTGGCGGACCGGCCGGTCCTGTTGCTGGACGAGCCGACGGCCGCGCTGGACGGTGAGACCGAGGCCGCGGTGGTGGACGCGGTACGCCGCCTCGCGGTCGGTCGGACGGTCCTGCTGGTGGTGCACCGGCCGGCGCTGCTGGCGGTGGCCGACCGGGTGGTGGCGGTGGCCGAGGGGGACCGGGTCGCCGAGGGCGTTTCCGACGGCCTTCCCGATGACGTTGCGGCCGAGGCCGCAGCCGCCGCAGCCGGTGGCGCCGGAGCTCGGCGTGGACCGGGCGGGATGGCGGATCCCGGGGAGTGGATCCTCGGGGCCGCGACCGAGCGGGCCGCGGTCGTGTCGGGCGGCGGGGCGGGCGTGGGTGATCCGCTGCGGCGGGTGCGGGCCATGGGGTCGGCCTGGCGGGGGCGGTTCCGGCTGGGTCTGCTGCTCGGGGCGCTGGCCGTCGGGTGCAGCGTCGGGCTGATGGCCGTGTCCGGCTGGCTGATCTCGCGCGCCTCGCAGCAGCCGCCGGTGCTCTATCTGATGGTGGCCGTCACCGCGACCCGTGCCTTCGGCCTGGGGCGGGCCGTCTTCCGCTACGCCGAGCGGCTCGTCTCGCACGACGCCGTCCTGCGGATGCTCGCCGACCTGCGGGTCTCGGTGTACCGGCGGCTGGAGCGGATCACTCCGGCCGGGCTGCGCGCGCAGCGGCGCGGGGACCTGCTGTCCCGTCTGGTGTCCGACGCGGACACCCTCCAGGACTACTGGCTGCGCTGGCTGTTGCCGGTGGGCACGGCGGTGCTCGTCGGTACGGGGTCGGTGGCCTTCACCGCCTGGCTGCTGCCCGAGGCCGGCGCGGTCCTCGCCGCGGGCCTCCTGCTGGCCGGGGTCGGGGTGCCCCTGATCAGTGCGGCCTGCGCACGCGGTGCGGAGCGGCGGCTCGCGCCCGCGCGGGGCGAACTCGCGACGCACGCGGCCGATCTGCTGACCGGGACCGCCGAACTGACCGTGGCGGGGGCCCTGGCCGACCGCAAGGACCGGGCCCGCGCGAGCGACGCCCTGCTCACCCGGATCGCCTCGCGCGGGGCCGCCGCCACCGGACTCGGCGGCGGCCTGTCCGCCCTGGTGTGCGGGCTCACGGTGGTGTGTGTGGCGCTGGCCGGTGCGGGCGCCGTCGCCGGGGGACGGTTGTCCGGGGTGGCCATGGCGGTGGTGGTCCTGACCCCGCTCGCCGCCTTCGAGGCGGTCAACGGGCTGCCCCTGGCGGTCCAGTACCGCGGGCGGGTGCGGCGTAGCGCCGAGCGGATCCACGAGGTCGTGGACGCGCCGGCGCCGGTGGTCGAGCCGGCCGAGCCCGTCCCCGCGCCCGCCTCGCCCTTCCCGCTGAGGCTCACCGCACTCGCCGCGCGGCACCCGGGGCAGGAGCCGTACGCGCTCCACGGGCTGGACCTGACGCTGGAGGCCGGCCGCCGTATCGCGGTCGTGGGCCCCTCCGGCTCGGGCAAGACCACCCTCGCCCAGGTCCTCCTGCGCTTCCTCGACCCGGCCGAGGGCGACTACACCCTGGGCGGGGTCGATGCCCGTCTCCTCGACGGTGACGACGTACGCCGCACCGTGGGCCTGTGCGCCCAGGACGCCCACATGTTCGACAGCTCGGTACGCGAGAACCTGCGGCTGGCCCGGACCGGAGCGAGCGAGGCGCAGCTGCGCGAGGCACTCGGCGCGGCCCGGCTGCTGGAGTGGGCCGACGGCCTCCCCGACGGGCTGGACACCCTGGTCGGCGAGCACGGGCAGCGGATCTCCGGCGGCCAGCGCCAGCGCCTCGCCCTGGCTCGGGCACTGCTCGCGGACTTCCCGGTGCTCGTCCTGGACGAACCGGCGGAACACCTTGACCTGGCGACGGCCGACGCGCTGACGGCGGACCTGCTGAGCGCGACCGAGGGACGGACCACCGTACTGATCACCCACCGGCTGGCCGGACTGGATGCGGTGGACGAGGTCCTCGTACTGGACCGGGGCGCGGTCGTGCAGCGCGGTCCGTACGCGGAGCTGGCCGCGGTGGATGGCCCCCTGCGGAATCTGCTGGAGCGGGAGCGGCACGCCGATGGTGTTTCGGCCGATCTCGCGCGGGTGGGGCGCTCTCCGGCCGGCCTGCCCGCTGCCGAGTTTCCCCACTAATCGGGACTAACTAGTCTCAAGGGCATGTCGCTGCAGGAGTCTCAGGAATCACCGGAGCCGAACCGGGAAGCGCAGAACCGGGAAGCGTCGAACCGGGAAGCGTCGAACCGGGGCTCGCCGGACCCCCTGGAGGCCGCCACCCAGGCCACCCGGAGTCTGCAGGGGCTGTCCACCGAGCTGACCGCTCGGGTACCGCAACTCCTGGAGGCGATGCGCTCGGTCGGCACCGGCCTCGAACTCCACTCCACGCTCGATCGCATCTGCGAGACGGCCGCCGAGCTGGCGGACGCCCGCTACGCGGCGATCGGCGTCGTCGACACGGAAGGCCCCGGGCTCTCCGATTTCGTCACCTTCGGAGTCAGCCCCGAAACGGCACGGGAGATCGGCCACCGACCGGACGGGAAGCGGGGCCTGCTCGGCGCGCTCATCTCCCATCCCGACACGGTGCGGCTCGCCGACCTGACGAAGGACCCCCGTTCGGCCGGGTTCCCCGCGCACCATCCGCCCATGAAGACCTTCCTCGGCGTCCCGATCCGGGTGCAGGGGGAGATCTTCGGCAATCTCTACCTCGCCGAGAAGAACGGCGGCGTCGAGTTCAACGACTACGACGTGCACATGGTCCGCGTCCTGGCCACCGAAGCGGGCATCGCCATCGGCAACGCTCGCCTGTACGAGGCCGCCACGCAGCGGGAACGCTGGATCGACGGCTCGGTGGCCGTGACCACCGCCCTGCTGTCGGGCGGGGACGCGGACGACGCCCTCGCGGTGGTAGCCGAACAGGCCCGCAGGCTCGCCGACTCCGCCGCCGGGATCGTGCTGCTGCCGGCGGAGGACGGCGGCATGGAGATCGTCGCCGTCTCCGCCGACAACCCGGCCACCTCGCTCGGTGTGGTGATCCCCGCCGAGAGTCCGGTGGTGGCCAGGCTCCTGGAGGGCGAGCCGGTGTTCGTGGAGGACGCCGCCGGCGACCCCCGCATGATCAGCAAGCTGACCAGCCAGTTCGGGCCCTGCATGATGCTGCCCCTGCACAGCGGCGGACGGGTGCTGGGCGCTCTCGTCACTCCGCGGGCCCGTGGCGAGCGGCCCTTCACCGAGGCGGAGCGGACCTTGGCCACGCAGTTCGCCTCGCAGGCGGCGCTCGCCCTGATGATGGCCGAGGCCCAGCGGGACCGCGAGCGCCTCGCCGTCTTCGAGGACCGCGACCGGATCGCCCGTGACCTGCACGATCTCGTCATCCAGCGGCTGTTCGCGACGGGGATGATGCTGGAGGGCGCCCAGCGCCGCTCCATCGTGCCGGAGGTCCGCGACGGGGTGGGCAAGGCGGTGGACGAGCTGGACGTGACCATCCAGGAGATCCGCACCGCGATCTTCGCGCTCCAGCAGGGACCGGCCGAAGCCCCGTCCGGACTGCGCACCCGCGTGCTGCGGGAGATCAACATGGCTGCCGTACCGCTGGGTTTCAAGCCCGCGCACCGCTTCCTCGGCCCCATCGACGCCGTCGTGGGCGAGCTGGTCGGCAAGAACCTGATCGCGGCCCTGCGCGAGGCGCTGTCGAATGCCTTCCGGCATGCGGAGGCCTCACGGATCGAGGTGGTGCTCGATTCGACCGTCACCCTGGCCGACGGTCGGCCCGGGGTGCGGTTGGAAGTGGCCGACGACGGCGTGGGCATCGCGGAGGGCGGCCGGCGCAGCGGACTGCGCAACCTGCGCCGGAGGGCCGAGTCCCTGGGCGGGTCGAGCTGGTACGGGCCGGGCATCGGGGAGGACGGAGGCGGGACCACCCTGGTGTGGGAGGCCCCGCTCTAGAGACGCCCTTACGCGCGGGCCGCTCGGTCGGCGAGGATCCGCTCGATGACGACGGCGACCCCGTCCTCGTTGTTGGCGACGGTCCGGCCCGACGCGGCCGCGATCACGTCCGGGTGGGCGTTGCCCATGGCGTACGAGGTGCCGGCCCAGCCGAGCATCTCCACGTCGTTCGGCATGTCGCCGAAGGCGACGACCTCCTCGGGGGAGATGCCGCGTTCCGCACAGCACAGGGCCAGGGTGCTGGCCTTGGACACGCCGAGCCCGCTGATCTCCAGCAGGGCGGTCGGGCTGGAGCGGGTGATCGCGGCGTGCCGGCCGGCGGCCGAGCGGGCCAGCTCCAGGAAGGCGTCCGGGGAGAGTTCGCCGTGGTGCGCGAGGAGCTTCAGAACGGGACCCGCGCCGTCGTCGAACTCCTCGTTCAGCAGCTTCTCCACGGTGGCGACGGTGGCGCCCGGGTCCTGGAAGAAGGGCGGGTAGTCCGGCTCGTAGTTGATGCCGGTGGTCCGCTCGACGGCGAAGGACGTACCCGGCGCGGCGGTGCGCAGGGCCTCGACGACCTTCAGCGCGGTGGCTCGGGGAAGGTCCCGGACCTGGACGAACTCTCGGCCGGCGTGCAGATCGACGACGGCGGCGCCGTTCGCGCAGATCGCCAGACCGTGGCCATGGACGTGATCGGCGACCACGTCCATCCAGCGGGCGGGGCGGCCGGTGACGAAGAAGACCTCGATGCCGGCCTCCTCGGCGGCGGCGAGCGCGGCGACCGTGCGGAGCGAGACGGATTTGTCGTCGTGCAGCAGGGTGCCGTCGAGGTCGGTGGCGATGAGCCGGGGTGCGGGGGTCTGCCCGTCCGGGCGCTGAGGAGCCGAGGTCACCGCTCCATCTTCGCCTATGGGTGCCATCGCAGACCCCGCGATCGTGATCATGGGGCGATGTTTCACGTGAAACGTCGCTTGGGTGGCGTGTTTCACGTGAAACATCGGACGACTGAGGCACGAGGGGCGCCGTACGCTCGGGGGCATGCGTCTGCGTCTGAGCACTGTGATCCTGCCGTACCGCCCCTGGCACGAGGGTGGCCGTGACGAGTGGCAGCGGGCCGAGCGCCTCGGCTTCCACACCGCCTACACCTACGACCACCTGTCGTGGCGGACCTTCCGCGACGGTCCCTGGTTCGGTGCCATCCCCACCCTGACCGCCGCCGCGGCCGTCACCGACCGGCTGCGACTCGGCACGTTGGTCACCTCGCCGAACTTCCGGCACCCGGTGACCCTGGCCAAGGACCTCATGACGCTCGACGACATCTCCGGCGGGCGCGTCACCCTCGGTATCGGCGCCGGCGGCAACGGCTTCGACGCGACCGCGCTGGGACAGGAGGAGTGGAGCCCGCGCGAACGGGCCGACCGCTTCGCCGAGTTCGTGCCGCTGCTGGACCGACTCCTCACGGAACACTCGGTGACCGAGCAGGGGACGTTCTACTCCGCCGTGGAGGCCCGCAACATTCCCGGCTGTGTGCAGCGCCCCCGGCTGCCGTTCGCTGTGGCGGCGACCGGGCCGCGCGGCGTGAAGCTCGCGGCGAGCCACGGCCAGGCCTGGGTGACGGCCGGCGACCCGAAGGTCTTCGAGGGCACTCCGGAGCAGTCGCTGGAGGCGCTGGCGGGCCAGCACATGAAGCTCGACAAGGCCCTGTCGGACATCGGTCGCGACCCCGAGACCATCGAGCGGGTCCTGCTGACCGGCTTCACCCCGGAGCGCAGCACGATGCTGGAATCGGTGGACGCGTTCGTGGACTTCGCGGGCCGCCACCGTGAGCTCGGCTTCACCGAGCTGGTCATCCACATGCCGATCGCCGGCTCCGACTTCGCCGCCGACGACGCCGTCTTCGACCGGATCGCCACGGAGGCGCTCGGCCAGCTGGAAGGCTGACCGTCCGGGACACGGGGCCGGCCTGTGAGCCGGCCCCGTGTCCCCCGGCCGTCAGGACGACAGGCTCGTGTGGACCTGCCGCGCCTGGGGCAGCAGCCACTCGGGGACGCTCTCCTCGGGAAGTGCCTCGACCTCCTCGATCAAGGCGGCGATCCGGGCAGCGCCCGCCTCGGGGCGGCCCAGCTCCTGATCCGTCCAAGCGGCATTGTTCAGGCACTGGAAACGGTCCTGGAGGTGCTCGGAGCCGAGGTCGGCGTAGAGCGCGGCCGCCCGCTCCCACAGGAGGATCTCCTCCAGGCGCAGCGCCTCGATCTCCGACTCGCCCAGCGTCGTCCGCTCCCCCGAGTCGCCCGATTCCTGCTCGGTGACGAGCCGGTCCAGCACCTGTGCCAACTGGTGCCAGGTCTGGGCCAGTTCCGCCCGCAGCCCGGTGACCGTCCGGACGTCCGGCTCCGCGGCGAGGGCCGTCTCCAGCACTGCGGCCGCCTCGTCCATCCGGCTCCGGGCAGCCGCCACCGCTGTGACGGAGGCACCCGGGCGCAGGCCGAGCCAGGCCAGCGAACGCAGGATCCGCACCTCGGCGATCACCGCCTCACCCGTCCTGCGGTGCAGCTCAAGGGCCCGCTCGTAGGCGGCGACGGCCTCCTCGACCAGCCCCGCGTCGGAGAGGCAGTCGGCGGCCGACTGGGCGAGGCTCGCCTGCGGGCGCGGGTCCTCCCAGTCCTTCACCAGTTCAGCAGCCAGCAGGTACTGCTCGGCCGCCGATCGCCACTCGCGCAGCTCCCTCAGCAGGCCGCCGAGGAACTCCCGCGCCGACACGGCCTGGCCCTCGCCGTGCTCCAGGAGGTCCGCCAGCGCCGACTGGAGCACCTCCGCCGCGTCGGCGGTCTTGCCCTGCCCCGCATAGGCGCGGGCCAGCATCAGCCGGGCCTGGGCCCCGCCGTCGGCGCTCAGCCCGGCCTGGTCGAACCAGTGGGCCGCCGTCAGGGCGTGCTCGGCGGCCTCCACCGCCGCCTCCCGACGCCGTACGAGGATGTCGGCGAGGGTGAGCCGTACGACGCCCTGCTCCTCGGGGTCGGTCACCTCGGCGGCGTGCTCCAGTCCCGACCGGGCCGCCTCCTCGGCCTCCTGCGGCCGCCCCAGCGACATGAGCACACCGGCCCGCAGCACGAGGGGGTCGACCGCCTGCCAGGGCCGGCCGGCCTCGACGGAGCGGGTCGCGGAGCGGGCGAGCAGGAGGAGTGCCTCGTCGGTGTCACCCTGGGAGAG
Coding sequences:
- a CDS encoding cytochrome ubiquinol oxidase subunit I, which encodes MDLALAPETLARWQFGITTVYHFLFVPLTISLAALTAGLQTAWVRSEKEKYLRATKFWGKLFLINIAMGVVTGIVQEFQFGMNWSDYSRFVGDIFGAPLAFEALIAFFFESTFIGLWIFGWDKLPKKIHLACIWMVSIGTILSAYFILAANSWMQHPVGYRINEERGRAELTDFWLVLTQNTALTQFFHTITAAFLVGGAFMVGISAFHLARKKHIPVMRSSLRLGLIVMIIAGMGTAISGDLLGKVMFKQQPMKMAAAEALWDGEAPAPFSVFAYGDVDKGHNKVAIEIPGLLSFLANDDFTSFVPGINDVNKAEQEKFGPGDYRPNIPVAYWGFRWMIGFGMTSLAIGALGLWLTRKRFMLPPALRTGEDEVPHLVLFKQALSPKFSRLYWIVALWTMGFPLIANSWGWIFTEMGRQPWVVYGVLRTRDAVSPGVSQGEVLTSMIGFTLLYAILAVIEVRLLVKYVKLGPPELTEADLNPPTRIGGDDKNADRPMAFSY
- the cydB gene encoding cytochrome d ubiquinol oxidase subunit II, with the protein product MQLHDVWFVLIAVLWTGYFFLEGFDFGVGVLTKLLARDRTEKRVLINTIGPVWDGNEVWLLTAGGATFAAFPEWYATLFSGFYLPLLLILVCLIIRGVAFEYRHKRPEDKWQTNWEHAIFWTSLIPAFLWGVAFANIVRGVKIDQDMEYVGNLFDLLNVYSLLGGLVTLTLFTFHGAVFTSLKTVGEIRDRSRALATRLGVVTAVLALTFLIWTQVSRGDGWSLIAMAIAVVALVAALGCNLAGREGWSFALSGVTIAAAVAMLFLTLFPNVMPSSLDSAWNLTVTNASSSAYTLKIMTWCAGVATPLVLLYQGWTYWVFRKRIGTQHIVDAH
- the cydD gene encoding thiol reductant ABC exporter subunit CydD is translated as MKPIDPRLLRYARSTRLFLAAVVALGLAGAALVVGQAMLIAEIVVGAFEEGLDGAALRTPLLLLAAVAVGRGLVAWLTELAAHRAGAAVKSELRVRLLDRAADLGPGRLGGQRTGSLVALATRGVDALDDYFSRYLPQLGLAVVVPVAVLARIVTEDWVSAAIIVVTLPLIPLFMILIGMATQSRMDRQWRLLSRLSGHFLDVVAGLPTLKVFGRAKAQAESIRKITDEYRQATMRTLRIAFLSSFALELLATLSVALVAVTIGMRLVHGDLDLYTGLVILILAPEAYLPLRQVGAQYHAAAEGLSAAEEIFEVLETPAPTSGGGADVPAGGLRIALDAVEVRYEGRGASSPGPVSLVVEPGECVALTGPSGSGKSTLLGVLLGFVTPTSGRVRIGDTDLADLSLEQWRERIAWVPQRPHLFAGTIAENVRLARPGAGDADVEAALRDAGAWEFVAALPGGVLTPLGEGGVGLSAGQRQRLALARAFLADRPVLLLDEPTAALDGETEAAVVDAVRRLAVGRTVLLVVHRPALLAVADRVVAVAEGDRVAEGVSDGLPDDVAAEAAAAAAGGAGARRGPGGMADPGEWILGAATERAAVVSGGGAGVGDPLRRVRAMGSAWRGRFRLGLLLGALAVGCSVGLMAVSGWLISRASQQPPVLYLMVAVTATRAFGLGRAVFRYAERLVSHDAVLRMLADLRVSVYRRLERITPAGLRAQRRGDLLSRLVSDADTLQDYWLRWLLPVGTAVLVGTGSVAFTAWLLPEAGAVLAAGLLLAGVGVPLISAACARGAERRLAPARGELATHAADLLTGTAELTVAGALADRKDRARASDALLTRIASRGAAATGLGGGLSALVCGLTVVCVALAGAGAVAGGRLSGVAMAVVVLTPLAAFEAVNGLPLAVQYRGRVRRSAERIHEVVDAPAPVVEPAEPVPAPASPFPLRLTALAARHPGQEPYALHGLDLTLEAGRRIAVVGPSGSGKTTLAQVLLRFLDPAEGDYTLGGVDARLLDGDDVRRTVGLCAQDAHMFDSSVRENLRLARTGASEAQLREALGAARLLEWADGLPDGLDTLVGEHGQRISGGQRQRLALARALLADFPVLVLDEPAEHLDLATADALTADLLSATEGRTTVLITHRLAGLDAVDEVLVLDRGAVVQRGPYAELAAVDGPLRNLLERERHADGVSADLARVGRSPAGLPAAEFPH
- a CDS encoding GAF domain-containing protein — translated: MSLQESQESPEPNREAQNREASNREASNRGSPDPLEAATQATRSLQGLSTELTARVPQLLEAMRSVGTGLELHSTLDRICETAAELADARYAAIGVVDTEGPGLSDFVTFGVSPETAREIGHRPDGKRGLLGALISHPDTVRLADLTKDPRSAGFPAHHPPMKTFLGVPIRVQGEIFGNLYLAEKNGGVEFNDYDVHMVRVLATEAGIAIGNARLYEAATQRERWIDGSVAVTTALLSGGDADDALAVVAEQARRLADSAAGIVLLPAEDGGMEIVAVSADNPATSLGVVIPAESPVVARLLEGEPVFVEDAAGDPRMISKLTSQFGPCMMLPLHSGGRVLGALVTPRARGERPFTEAERTLATQFASQAALALMMAEAQRDRERLAVFEDRDRIARDLHDLVIQRLFATGMMLEGAQRRSIVPEVRDGVGKAVDELDVTIQEIRTAIFALQQGPAEAPSGLRTRVLREINMAAVPLGFKPAHRFLGPIDAVVGELVGKNLIAALREALSNAFRHAEASRIEVVLDSTVTLADGRPGVRLEVADDGVGIAEGGRRSGLRNLRRRAESLGGSSWYGPGIGEDGGGTTLVWEAPL
- a CDS encoding Cof-type HAD-IIB family hydrolase translates to MAPIGEDGAVTSAPQRPDGQTPAPRLIATDLDGTLLHDDKSVSLRTVAALAAAEEAGIEVFFVTGRPARWMDVVADHVHGHGLAICANGAAVVDLHAGREFVQVRDLPRATALKVVEALRTAAPGTSFAVERTTGINYEPDYPPFFQDPGATVATVEKLLNEEFDDGAGPVLKLLAHHGELSPDAFLELARSAAGRHAAITRSSPTALLEISGLGVSKASTLALCCAERGISPEEVVAFGDMPNDVEMLGWAGTSYAMGNAHPDVIAAASGRTVANNEDGVAVVIERILADRAARA
- a CDS encoding LLM class flavin-dependent oxidoreductase, which encodes MRLRLSTVILPYRPWHEGGRDEWQRAERLGFHTAYTYDHLSWRTFRDGPWFGAIPTLTAAAAVTDRLRLGTLVTSPNFRHPVTLAKDLMTLDDISGGRVTLGIGAGGNGFDATALGQEEWSPRERADRFAEFVPLLDRLLTEHSVTEQGTFYSAVEARNIPGCVQRPRLPFAVAATGPRGVKLAASHGQAWVTAGDPKVFEGTPEQSLEALAGQHMKLDKALSDIGRDPETIERVLLTGFTPERSTMLESVDAFVDFAGRHRELGFTELVIHMPIAGSDFAADDAVFDRIATEALGQLEG